A portion of the Pseudomonas sp. PSE14 genome contains these proteins:
- the hutH gene encoding histidine ammonia-lyase, which translates to MSETLLLTPGQFDLDQLRAIYQHQPALQLADECRETILRSAQTVSQIIADQRTVYGINTGFGLLARTSIPEDQLATLQRNLILSHCTGTGPLLDDASVALIMALKIGSLARGFSGVGLPVIETLLKLYQARVYPCIPSQGSVGASGDLAPLAHLSSALIGVGQVRHEGRILDAVEGLALAGATPLTLGPKEGLALINGTQVSTALALRGLFAAEKLFISAVVAGSLSVEALKGSFVPFDARIQAVRGQPGQIAVATLYRELLHDSPINQSHIDCKRVQDPYSLRCQPQVMGACLDHLRFAAGVFLREANAVSDNPLVFSADGDVLSGGNFHAEPVAMASDVLALAISEIGALSERRIAQLVDPAMSGLPAFLVKEGGLNSGFMIAQVTSAALASENKTWAHPASVDSLPTSANQEDHVSMATFAARRLLDMAGNSAGVVAIELLAAAQGVDFHAPLQSSPQLQEVRTLIRSQVPHYEQDRYFAPDIAAARAWVEEGVMSRWIGYERLYS; encoded by the coding sequence ATGTCCGAAACCCTGCTCCTGACGCCCGGCCAGTTCGACCTCGACCAGCTGCGCGCCATCTATCAACACCAACCCGCCCTGCAGCTCGCCGACGAGTGCCGCGAGACCATCCTGCGCAGCGCCCAGACGGTCAGCCAGATCATCGCCGACCAGCGCACCGTCTATGGCATCAATACCGGCTTCGGCCTGCTCGCCCGCACCTCGATTCCCGAGGACCAGTTGGCGACCCTGCAACGCAACCTGATCCTCTCCCACTGCACCGGCACCGGCCCCTTGCTGGACGACGCCAGCGTGGCGCTGATCATGGCGCTGAAGATCGGCTCCCTGGCGCGCGGTTTCTCCGGCGTCGGCCTGCCGGTGATCGAGACGCTGCTCAAGCTTTACCAGGCGCGGGTCTATCCTTGCATTCCGTCCCAGGGCTCGGTGGGCGCCTCGGGCGACCTGGCGCCGCTGGCGCACCTCTCCTCTGCACTGATCGGCGTCGGCCAGGTCCGCCACGAAGGACGCATCCTCGACGCGGTGGAGGGCCTGGCCCTTGCCGGCGCCACGCCACTGACCCTCGGTCCGAAGGAGGGCCTGGCGCTGATCAATGGCACCCAGGTCTCCACCGCCCTGGCGCTGCGCGGGCTGTTCGCGGCGGAGAAGCTGTTCATTTCGGCGGTGGTCGCCGGCAGCCTGAGCGTGGAAGCACTGAAAGGCTCGTTCGTACCCTTCGACGCACGCATCCAGGCCGTGCGCGGCCAGCCGGGACAGATCGCAGTTGCCACGCTGTACCGCGAGCTGCTGCATGACAGCCCGATCAACCAGTCGCACATCGACTGCAAGCGCGTGCAGGACCCCTACTCCCTGCGTTGCCAACCGCAGGTGATGGGCGCCTGCCTCGACCACCTGCGTTTCGCCGCCGGGGTGTTCCTGCGCGAGGCCAACGCCGTCTCCGACAACCCGCTGGTGTTCAGCGCGGACGGCGACGTTCTGTCGGGCGGTAATTTCCATGCCGAGCCGGTGGCCATGGCGTCGGACGTGCTGGCGCTGGCGATCTCCGAGATCGGTGCACTGTCGGAGCGGCGCATCGCCCAACTGGTGGACCCGGCGATGTCCGGCCTACCGGCCTTCCTGGTCAAGGAAGGCGGCCTGAACTCCGGCTTCATGATCGCCCAGGTCACCTCGGCGGCGCTGGCCTCGGAGAACAAGACCTGGGCGCACCCGGCCTCGGTGGACAGCCTGCCGACCTCGGCGAACCAGGAAGACCACGTGTCCATGGCCACCTTCGCCGCCCGTCGCCTGCTGGACATGGCCGGCAACAGCGCCGGGGTCGTCGCCATCGAACTGCTCGCCGCAGCGCAAGGCGTGGACTTCCACGCGCCACTGCAGAGCTCGCCGCAATTGCAGGAAGTGCGCACGCTGATCCGCAGCCAGGTGCCGCATTACGAGCAGGACCGCTACTTCGCCCCGGACATCGCTGCGGCGCGGGCCTGGGTCGAAGAGGGGGTGATGAGCCGCTGGATTGGCTACGAGCGGTTGTATTCGTAA
- a CDS encoding DUF924 family protein produces MAAESHWQALLDWWFGSSLDANEVAAQRNALWFGKSACQDVDSENRFGGLVRQALDGGLEDWAETPQGWLALILLLDQLPRMIFRDSPRAYAGDARAQQLVRQGLEAGFDRQLPRIERVFVYIVLEHAEDLASQDEAVRLYEALQAEASDSEKVLFAGYLAYARKHQAVIARFGRFPHRNAILGRPCSGEETQFLTEPGSRF; encoded by the coding sequence ATGGCCGCAGAGTCGCACTGGCAGGCACTGCTGGACTGGTGGTTCGGCAGCTCGCTGGATGCCAATGAGGTGGCCGCCCAGCGCAATGCGCTGTGGTTCGGCAAGAGCGCCTGCCAGGACGTGGACTCCGAGAACCGTTTCGGCGGCCTGGTGCGCCAGGCCCTGGACGGCGGCCTGGAGGACTGGGCCGAGACACCGCAGGGTTGGCTGGCGCTGATCCTGCTGCTGGACCAGTTGCCGCGCATGATCTTTCGCGACAGCCCGCGCGCCTATGCCGGTGACGCCCGCGCCCAGCAACTGGTGCGCCAGGGTCTGGAAGCCGGTTTCGACCGCCAGCTGCCGCGCATCGAGCGGGTGTTCGTCTACATCGTGCTGGAGCACGCCGAAGACCTGGCCAGCCAGGACGAGGCGGTGCGTCTGTACGAAGCGCTGCAGGCCGAAGCCAGCGACAGCGAGAAGGTCCTGTTCGCCGGTTATCTCGCCTACGCGCGCAAGCATCAGGCGGTGATCGCCCGCTTCGGTCGCTTCCCCCACCGCAACGCCATCCTCGGCCGACCGTGCAGCGGCGAGGAAACGCAGTTCCTCACGGAACCCGGCTCGCGTTTCTGA
- a CDS encoding class 1 fructose-bisphosphatase — protein MSRVTLSRYLIEQTRSHNTPADLRFLVEVVARACKEISHAVSKGALGGVLGSMGTENVQGEVQKKLDVMSNEILLEANEWAGNLAGMASEEMDHPYQIPGKYPKGAYLLVFDPLDGSSNIDVNVSVGTIFSVLRCPHEYLSQNDSLREEAFLQPGTTQVAAGYAIYGPQTMLILTLGNGVKGFTLDRELGSFVLTHENITVPTSTAEFAINMSNERHWEAPVKRYVSELLAGKEGPLGKNYNMRWIASMVADVHRILTRGGVFMYPRDSREPEKPGKLRLMYEANPMSFIIEQAGGAATNGYQRILEIQPENLHQRVAVFLGSKEEVERATAYHKEG, from the coding sequence ATGTCCCGCGTTACCTTGAGCCGCTATCTGATCGAGCAGACCCGCAGTCACAACACCCCGGCCGACCTGCGCTTCCTCGTCGAGGTGGTGGCGCGCGCCTGCAAGGAAATCAGCCATGCCGTGTCCAAGGGAGCCCTCGGCGGCGTGCTGGGCAGCATGGGCACCGAGAACGTGCAGGGCGAAGTGCAGAAGAAGCTGGACGTGATGTCCAACGAAATCCTGCTGGAAGCCAACGAGTGGGCCGGTAACCTGGCCGGCATGGCCTCCGAGGAAATGGACCATCCCTACCAGATCCCCGGCAAGTACCCCAAAGGCGCCTACCTGCTGGTCTTCGATCCGCTGGACGGCTCCTCCAACATCGACGTCAACGTCTCGGTCGGCACCATCTTCTCCGTGCTGCGCTGCCCCCATGAGTACCTGAGCCAGAACGACAGCCTGCGCGAAGAAGCCTTCCTCCAGCCGGGCACCACCCAGGTCGCCGCCGGCTACGCCATCTACGGCCCGCAGACCATGCTGATCCTGACCCTGGGCAACGGCGTGAAGGGCTTCACCCTGGACCGCGAGCTGGGCAGCTTCGTGCTGACCCACGAGAACATCACCGTTCCCACCAGCACCGCCGAGTTCGCCATCAACATGTCCAACGAGCGTCACTGGGAAGCCCCGGTGAAGCGCTACGTCAGCGAACTGCTGGCCGGCAAGGAAGGCCCGCTGGGCAAGAACTACAACATGCGCTGGATCGCCTCCATGGTGGCCGACGTGCACCGCATCCTGACCCGCGGCGGCGTGTTCATGTACCCGCGCGACTCCCGCGAGCCGGAGAAGCCCGGCAAGCTGCGCCTGATGTACGAAGCCAACCCGATGTCCTTCATCATCGAGCAGGCCGGCGGCGCCGCCACCAACGGTTACCAGCGCATCCTCGAGATCCAGCCGGAAAACCTGCACCAGCGTGTCGCGGTGTTCCTGGGTTCCAAGGAAGAAGTCGAGCGCGCCACTGCCTACCACAAGGAAGGCTGA
- a CDS encoding HutD family protein, producing the protein MTDVKLLRAADYPAMPWKNGAGTTREIVRDAGDGLEGFGWRVSIADVGAPGPFSAFTGYQRVISVLEGEGMRLNVDGIDSRDLRVLDAFAFDGASAVDCTLLGGAIRDFNLIYSPSRYRARLQWLRLDRDAHFFSSASTVLLFSAGEGIHASLNGQASAVLGLHDTLIAEGDGMLREWRLTVAGSAGICVIELEAR; encoded by the coding sequence ATGACCGATGTGAAGCTTTTGCGCGCCGCCGACTACCCGGCGATGCCCTGGAAGAACGGCGCGGGCACTACCCGTGAGATCGTCCGCGACGCTGGCGACGGGCTGGAAGGTTTCGGCTGGCGCGTGTCCATCGCCGACGTTGGCGCCCCAGGGCCTTTCTCGGCTTTCACTGGTTACCAGCGTGTCATCAGCGTCCTGGAAGGCGAGGGCATGCGCCTGAACGTAGATGGCATCGATTCCCGTGACCTGCGCGTCCTCGATGCATTCGCCTTCGATGGCGCCAGTGCGGTGGATTGCACCCTGCTGGGCGGCGCGATTCGCGACTTCAACCTGATCTATTCGCCCTCTCGCTACCGGGCACGTTTGCAGTGGCTGCGGTTGGACCGCGACGCGCACTTCTTCAGCAGCGCGTCGACGGTGCTGCTATTCAGTGCCGGCGAGGGGATTCACGCCAGCCTGAACGGCCAGGCCAGCGCCGTGCTGGGACTGCACGACACGCTGATCGCCGAAGGCGACGGTATGCTGCGCGAGTGGCGGCTGACGGTGGCGGGCAGTGCGGGTATCTGCGTGATAGAACTCGAAGCACGCTGA
- the bamE gene encoding outer membrane protein assembly factor BamE: MSFRRLALVAFCVVLAACSKINQENYSKIKTGMTKAEVESLLGKPTECSGALGVSSCTWGDEKAFISIQYAGDKVLLFSAQGLK, encoded by the coding sequence ATGTCCTTCCGCCGCCTTGCGCTCGTCGCGTTCTGTGTCGTTCTGGCCGCTTGCAGCAAGATCAACCAGGAAAACTATTCCAAGATCAAAACCGGCATGACCAAGGCCGAGGTCGAGAGCCTGCTCGGCAAGCCGACCGAATGCTCCGGCGCGCTGGGCGTATCCAGTTGCACCTGGGGTGATGAGAAGGCATTCATCAGCATCCAGTACGCCGGTGACAAGGTGCTGCTGTTCTCCGCCCAAGGCCTGAAGTAA
- the hutC gene encoding histidine utilization repressor has product MGEIPAPLYARVKQMIVQQIQSGTWPPHHRVPSEAELVAELGVSRMTINRALRELTADGLLVRMQGVGTFVAEPKGQSALFQVQNIAEEITARGHKHHLVVVSLVEELASAERALALDVREGQRIFHSVIVHYENDIPVQIEDRYVNAAVAPDYLKQDFTGQTPFAYLTQVAPLSEGEHVVEAVLPSPEECKLLSIDRHEPCLLIRRRTWSGRNTVTSARLLYPGSRYRLEGRFSS; this is encoded by the coding sequence ATGGGGGAAATTCCCGCGCCGCTGTACGCGCGGGTCAAGCAGATGATCGTCCAGCAGATCCAGTCCGGCACCTGGCCGCCTCACCACCGAGTGCCATCGGAAGCCGAACTGGTGGCGGAACTGGGTGTTAGCCGGATGACCATCAACCGCGCGCTGCGCGAGCTGACCGCCGACGGCCTGCTGGTGCGCATGCAGGGTGTGGGGACCTTCGTCGCCGAGCCCAAGGGCCAGTCGGCGCTGTTCCAGGTGCAGAACATCGCCGAGGAAATCACCGCCCGCGGGCACAAGCATCACCTGGTGGTGGTCAGCCTGGTGGAGGAGCTGGCCAGTGCCGAGCGCGCCCTGGCGCTGGATGTGCGCGAAGGCCAGCGCATCTTCCACTCGGTGATCGTGCACTACGAGAACGATATCCCGGTGCAGATCGAGGACCGCTACGTGAACGCCGCCGTGGCGCCGGATTACCTGAAGCAGGATTTCACCGGGCAGACGCCGTTCGCCTACCTCACCCAGGTCGCGCCACTGAGCGAGGGCGAGCACGTGGTCGAGGCGGTGCTGCCCAGCCCTGAGGAATGCAAGCTACTGTCCATCGACCGCCACGAGCCGTGCCTGCTGATTCGTCGGCGCACCTGGTCGGGACGCAATACCGTGACCAGCGCGCGCCTGCTCTATCCGGGGTCGCGCTACCGCCTGGAAGGACGTTTCAGCTCATGA
- the estP gene encoding esterase EstP: protein MIRQALTPLAAACVLAIASQASAAPSPYSTMVVFGDSLSDSGQFPDAGGPAGASTRFTNRTGPSYLEGHGEAFGPTAPMILGGKLGVSSSDLNPSTSLVGGTQDGNNWAVGGYRTDQIYDSITAPGGSVVSAGGNTRTRDGYLVGRRADPNALYYLTGGGNDFLQLRITNDPTARAAAGRLVDSVDALHNAGARYIMVWLLPDLGLAPATNGTPLQSFGTQLSGIFNEELVNQLAASDANVIPLNIPGLLKEVLADPGAYGLATGTNLVGTCFSGNNCPENPLYGRHSATPDPTKLIFNDGVHPTIAGQRLIADYAYSVLAAPWEATMLPEMALGTYNGFQDTLHSQWLADWESWQATGQWRGFISGGGQHLDYDDQDSAASGDGFGYNLTLGGSYRLDDAWRIGAAAGFYRQKLEAGAEDSDYKLNSYLGSLFAQYQQNRWWADAAVTGGYLDYDEANRKFALVDRTVEEKGDTNGSLLAFSGRLGYDIAQGGENWHLSPFVSADWARVKVDSYEEDGGNSTSLAFDEQDRYSRRLGVGLQGKLDLSAETQLFGEVAVEREYADDTQNVGMNFTSLPANDFTLQGYTPQSHMQRLSLGFSQKLTPELSLRGGYSAHHSSDDLAQGVNLALSLDF from the coding sequence ATGATCAGACAGGCGCTCACCCCGTTGGCGGCTGCCTGCGTATTGGCGATTGCCTCGCAGGCCTCGGCAGCCCCTTCCCCCTATTCGACCATGGTGGTGTTCGGCGACAGCCTCAGCGATTCGGGTCAGTTCCCCGACGCCGGCGGCCCGGCAGGCGCCTCCACGCGCTTCACCAACCGCACCGGCCCGAGCTATCTGGAAGGCCACGGCGAAGCCTTCGGGCCGACCGCGCCGATGATCCTCGGCGGCAAGCTGGGCGTCTCCTCGTCCGACCTCAACCCCTCGACCTCGCTGGTCGGCGGCACCCAGGACGGCAACAACTGGGCGGTGGGCGGCTACCGCACCGACCAGATCTACGACTCCATCACCGCGCCGGGTGGCTCGGTGGTCAGCGCCGGGGGCAATACCCGCACCCGCGACGGCTACCTGGTTGGGCGCCGGGCGGACCCGAACGCGCTCTACTACCTCACTGGTGGCGGCAACGACTTCCTCCAGCTGCGTATCACCAACGACCCCACCGCGCGCGCGGCGGCCGGGCGCTTGGTGGACAGTGTTGACGCGCTGCACAACGCCGGCGCGCGCTACATCATGGTCTGGTTGCTGCCCGATCTCGGTCTGGCCCCGGCCACCAACGGTACTCCGTTGCAGTCCTTCGGCACTCAGCTGTCCGGCATCTTCAACGAGGAGCTGGTCAACCAGCTCGCCGCGTCCGACGCCAATGTCATCCCGCTGAACATCCCGGGGTTGCTCAAGGAAGTCCTGGCCGACCCGGGTGCCTACGGCCTGGCTACCGGTACCAACCTGGTGGGTACCTGCTTCAGCGGCAACAATTGCCCGGAAAACCCGCTCTACGGCCGCCACAGCGCAACCCCCGATCCGACCAAGCTGATCTTCAACGACGGCGTGCACCCGACCATCGCCGGCCAACGCCTGATTGCCGACTACGCCTATTCAGTACTGGCCGCGCCCTGGGAGGCCACCATGCTGCCGGAGATGGCGCTGGGTACCTACAACGGCTTCCAGGACACGCTGCACAGCCAATGGCTGGCTGACTGGGAGAGCTGGCAGGCCACAGGTCAGTGGCGCGGCTTCATCTCCGGGGGTGGCCAGCACCTGGACTACGACGACCAGGACAGCGCCGCCAGTGGCGATGGTTTCGGCTACAACCTGACCCTGGGCGGCAGCTACCGCCTGGACGACGCCTGGCGCATCGGCGCCGCCGCCGGCTTCTACCGGCAGAAGCTGGAGGCGGGTGCCGAGGACTCCGACTACAAGCTCAACAGTTACCTGGGCAGCCTGTTCGCGCAGTACCAGCAGAACCGCTGGTGGGCCGACGCCGCGGTGACCGGCGGCTACCTCGACTACGACGAGGCCAACCGCAAGTTCGCCCTCGTTGACCGCACCGTCGAGGAGAAGGGGGACACCAACGGCAGCCTGCTGGCCTTCAGCGGCCGCCTCGGCTACGACATCGCCCAGGGCGGCGAGAACTGGCACCTGTCGCCCTTCGTCAGCGCCGACTGGGCGCGGGTGAAGGTGGACAGCTACGAAGAGGATGGCGGCAACTCCACCTCGCTGGCCTTCGACGAGCAGGATCGCTACTCCCGGCGTCTTGGCGTCGGCTTGCAGGGCAAGCTCGACCTCTCCGCCGAGACCCAGTTGTTCGGCGAGGTGGCGGTGGAGCGCGAATACGCCGATGACACCCAGAACGTCGGGATGAACTTCACCAGCCTGCCGGCCAACGACTTCACCCTGCAGGGCTACACTCCGCAGAGCCACATGCAGCGCCTGTCGCTGGGCTTCTCGCAGAAGCTGACGCCGGAGCTGTCGCTGCGTGGAGGCTATAGCGCGCACCACAGCAGCGATGACCTGGCACAGGGCGTGAACCTGGCTTTGAGTCTGGATTTCTGA
- the gloA gene encoding lactoylglutathione lyase has protein sequence MTFTTELQPGVCAEPEAVTQDYVFNHTMLRVKSPEPSLDFYTRVLGMRLLRRLDFEEGRFSLYFLAHTKGHDVPENTGERQRYTFGRESVLELTHNWGTESDDSQYHNGNSEPRGFGHICFSVPDIRAACARFEALGVPFVKPLERGMKNVAFIADPDGYWVEIVQASLNGELGRG, from the coding sequence ATGACCTTCACCACCGAACTGCAGCCCGGCGTCTGTGCCGAGCCGGAAGCCGTCACCCAGGACTACGTGTTCAACCACACCATGCTGCGGGTGAAGAGCCCGGAGCCGTCGCTGGACTTCTACACCCGCGTGCTGGGCATGCGCCTGCTGCGCCGGCTGGACTTCGAGGAAGGCCGCTTCTCCCTGTACTTCCTTGCTCACACCAAGGGACATGACGTGCCGGAGAACACCGGCGAGCGCCAGCGCTACACATTCGGCCGCGAGTCGGTGCTGGAACTGACCCACAACTGGGGCACCGAGTCCGATGACAGCCAGTACCACAACGGCAACAGCGAGCCGCGCGGCTTCGGCCATATCTGTTTCTCGGTGCCGGACATCCGCGCCGCCTGTGCGCGCTTCGAGGCGTTGGGCGTACCGTTCGTCAAGCCGCTGGAGCGCGGCATGAAGAACGTCGCTTTCATTGCCGACCCCGATGGTTACTGGGTCGAGATCGTCCAGGCCTCGCTCAACGGCGAGCTGGGACGCGGCTGA
- a CDS encoding DUF3999 domain-containing protein codes for MKLKALVLLAAAGFCGAAGAAPTPADFAQRVPLETSGNGPWYRVQLPIEVLFAARHGDLRDVRIFNAEGEALPYSLRTSAASESRVRSEVQARIFPLRGQSGSAAADSVKVVRSTTGTILEITPNVPAQDTQPALRGWLLETGSGDLPLDRLQLDWTAATDGFQRLRIEASDDLEHWRSLGEGQLARLDFNGQRIEQNDIALPGETARYLRLWWASPEQAAQLNGATLSGSRNSSGPIPMLWSVPLAAKADANGEFSWSLPLALPVERVRIPLQQANTLAPVVVSGRHDGNVQWTPLARGVLYRLPGESGEITQEELELPGGAVSQLRLQPDTRGGGLGGSTANLSIGVRATEVVFLARGGEPYQLAVGSPSATDGSLPLSTLVPGFEPKRLSTLGEAHLKGNLQTPVVEAPGVQPKADGRWKRYGLWAVLLAGVGLLGVMALSLLRSSRPQN; via the coding sequence ATGAAGCTCAAAGCTCTCGTCCTGCTCGCCGCAGCAGGGTTCTGCGGCGCAGCCGGCGCCGCGCCGACGCCGGCCGATTTTGCCCAGCGTGTGCCGCTGGAAACGTCCGGCAATGGCCCGTGGTACCGCGTCCAGCTGCCCATCGAGGTGCTGTTCGCAGCGCGCCATGGCGACCTGCGCGATGTGCGTATCTTCAACGCCGAAGGTGAGGCGCTGCCCTACAGCCTGCGTACCAGCGCCGCCAGCGAGAGCCGCGTGCGCAGCGAGGTGCAGGCGCGCATCTTCCCGCTGCGCGGGCAGAGCGGCAGCGCCGCCGCCGACAGCGTGAAAGTCGTGCGCAGCACCACGGGTACCATTCTGGAAATCACCCCGAACGTGCCGGCTCAGGACACGCAACCAGCCCTGCGCGGCTGGCTGCTGGAAACCGGCAGCGGTGACCTGCCGCTGGACCGCCTGCAACTGGACTGGACGGCCGCGACCGATGGCTTCCAGCGCCTGCGCATCGAGGCCAGCGACGACCTGGAGCACTGGCGTTCCCTCGGCGAAGGGCAGCTGGCGCGGCTGGACTTCAACGGCCAGCGTATCGAACAGAACGACATTGCCTTGCCCGGCGAAACGGCGCGCTACCTGCGCTTGTGGTGGGCGTCGCCGGAGCAGGCCGCGCAGTTGAACGGCGCCACCCTGAGCGGCAGCCGCAACAGCAGCGGGCCGATCCCCATGCTGTGGTCGGTACCGCTGGCGGCCAAGGCCGATGCCAACGGCGAATTCAGCTGGAGCCTGCCGCTGGCGCTGCCGGTGGAGCGGGTACGGATTCCGCTGCAACAGGCCAATACCCTGGCGCCGGTGGTGGTCTCCGGTCGCCACGACGGCAATGTGCAGTGGACGCCGCTGGCGCGTGGCGTGCTGTATCGCTTGCCGGGGGAGAGCGGCGAGATCACCCAGGAGGAACTGGAACTGCCGGGGGGCGCGGTCAGCCAATTGCGCCTGCAACCGGATACCCGGGGCGGTGGCCTGGGCGGCTCGACGGCGAACCTGAGCATTGGCGTGCGCGCCACCGAAGTCGTTTTCCTCGCCCGCGGTGGCGAGCCTTATCAACTGGCGGTCGGCAGCCCATCGGCCACTGATGGCAGCCTGCCGCTGTCCACCCTGGTGCCGGGCTTCGAGCCCAAGCGCTTGTCCACCCTGGGCGAGGCCCATCTCAAAGGCAACCTGCAGACCCCGGTGGTCGAGGCGCCGGGCGTGCAACCCAAGGCGGATGGCCGCTGGAAGCGCTACGGCCTGTGGGCCGTGCTGCTGGCCGGCGTCGGCCTGCTCGGGGTGATGGCGCTGAGCCTGTTGCGTAGCAGTCGCCCGCAAAACTGA
- a CDS encoding lipocalin family protein: MRRSITWLACLVVLSGCAGSMQPPQTVQVDLRRYEGTWYELARKPMFFQRQCTQSEAHYRLQDDASLAVTNRCLTRDGEWDQATGRAEAQVPGRTDKLWVRFDNTFSKIFPGIAKGDYWVLYVDDDYQTALVGNPNREYLWLLSRKPVVPDATRDKMLELAHARGYQTDDLIWRAADSTSAAQ, encoded by the coding sequence ATGCGTCGATCCATCACCTGGCTGGCCTGCCTCGTTGTTCTGAGCGGTTGCGCGGGCTCCATGCAGCCGCCGCAGACTGTACAGGTCGACCTCAGGCGCTATGAGGGAACCTGGTACGAGCTGGCGCGCAAGCCGATGTTCTTCCAGCGGCAGTGCACCCAATCCGAAGCGCACTACCGCCTGCAGGACGACGCCAGCCTCGCCGTAACCAACCGATGCCTGACCAGGGACGGTGAATGGGACCAGGCCACCGGTCGCGCCGAGGCGCAGGTTCCGGGGCGAACCGACAAGCTCTGGGTGCGCTTCGATAACACCTTCTCGAAGATTTTCCCCGGTATCGCCAAGGGCGATTACTGGGTGCTCTACGTCGACGACGATTACCAGACGGCGCTGGTGGGCAACCCCAACCGCGAGTATCTCTGGCTGCTCTCGCGCAAGCCAGTGGTGCCGGATGCGACGCGGGACAAGATGCTGGAGCTGGCGCACGCGCGGGGTTATCAGACTGACGACCTGATCTGGCGGGCAGCCGATTCCACTTCAGCGGCCCAATGA
- a CDS encoding formimidoylglutamate deiminase — MSVLFAESALLPSGWARNVRFEIDADGLFTAITPDASDAGAERVAGPLLAGMPNLHSHAFQRAMAGLAEVAGNPNDSFWTWRDLMYRLVGRLSPEQVGVIARQLYIEMLKAGYTGVAEFHYVHHDVDGKPYANPAELALRVSQAAADAGIGLTLLPVLYSHAGFGGQAPSVGQRRFINSTEGYLKLIDGLRSHLATQPQQSLGLCFHSLRAVTPQQIAEVLGADSTGCPVHIHIAEQQKEVDDCLAWSGRRPLQWLYENVDVDERWCLVHATHAEADEVTSMARSGAVAGLCLTTEANLGDGIFPAVDYLAQGGRYGIGSDSHVSLSVVEELRWMEYGQRLRDQRRNRLYGANQPMVGRTLFDGALAGGAQALGQPTGALAVGKRADLLVLDGSDPYLQTASGDAILNRWLFAGGDRQVRDVMVAGQWRVREGRHALEEQSTQAFAGVLRELLD, encoded by the coding sequence ATGTCCGTCCTGTTCGCCGAATCCGCCCTGCTGCCCTCCGGCTGGGCGCGCAATGTCCGCTTCGAGATCGATGCCGACGGCTTGTTCACCGCGATCACTCCGGACGCCAGCGATGCAGGCGCCGAGCGTGTTGCCGGCCCGCTGCTCGCAGGCATGCCGAACCTCCACTCGCACGCATTCCAGCGCGCCATGGCGGGCCTGGCGGAGGTCGCCGGCAATCCCAACGACAGTTTCTGGACGTGGCGTGACTTGATGTACCGCCTGGTCGGCCGCCTGTCGCCCGAACAGGTCGGGGTGATCGCCCGCCAGCTCTACATCGAGATGCTCAAGGCCGGTTACACCGGCGTCGCCGAATTCCATTACGTGCACCACGACGTCGACGGCAAGCCCTACGCCAATCCGGCGGAGCTGGCCCTGCGCGTCAGTCAGGCCGCGGCCGACGCCGGCATCGGCCTGACCTTGCTGCCGGTGCTCTATTCCCACGCCGGCTTCGGTGGCCAGGCGCCAAGCGTAGGCCAGCGCCGCTTCATCAACAGCACCGAAGGCTACCTGAAGCTGATCGACGGCCTGCGGTCGCACCTGGCGACCCAGCCGCAGCAGAGCCTCGGCCTGTGTTTCCATTCCCTGCGCGCGGTCACTCCGCAGCAGATCGCCGAGGTGCTGGGCGCCGACTCCACCGGCTGCCCGGTGCACATCCACATCGCCGAGCAGCAGAAGGAAGTCGACGACTGCCTGGCCTGGAGCGGCCGCCGCCCGTTGCAGTGGCTGTACGAGAACGTCGATGTGGACGAGCGCTGGTGCCTGGTCCACGCCACCCATGCCGAGGCCGACGAAGTGACCTCGATGGCGCGCAGCGGCGCGGTAGCCGGCCTGTGTCTGACCACCGAAGCGAACCTGGGCGACGGCATTTTCCCGGCGGTGGACTACCTCGCCCAGGGCGGCCGCTACGGCATCGGTTCGGACAGCCACGTCTCCCTGAGCGTGGTCGAGGAACTGCGCTGGATGGAATACGGCCAGCGCCTGCGCGACCAGCGCCGCAACCGCCTGTATGGCGCCAACCAGCCGATGGTCGGACGCACCCTGTTCGACGGCGCCCTCGCCGGCGGCGCCCAGGCTCTTGGCCAACCCACTGGCGCACTGGCCGTCGGCAAGCGTGCCGACCTGCTGGTGCTCGATGGCAGCGATCCGTACCTGCAGACCGCCAGCGGCGACGCCATCCTCAACCGCTGGCTGTTCGCCGGCGGCGACCGCCAGGTGCGCGACGTGATGGTCGCCGGACAATGGCGGGTGCGCGAAGGCCGGCATGCTCTTGAGGAGCAAAGCACCCAGGCGTTCGCTGGCGTGCTGCGCGAACTGCTGGACTGA